One stretch of Equus przewalskii isolate Varuska chromosome 9, EquPr2, whole genome shotgun sequence DNA includes these proteins:
- the LOC103550886 gene encoding seminal plasma protein HSP-1-like — translation MALHLGVFLIWAGVCIFLQLDHVDGDQQQIVTDHSSTRKPDNKCVFPFKYQGRQYYDCTRTDSFHRWCSLTENYSGKWRYCVAEDYAKCFFPFVYRGRTYHTCTTDESFFLIPWCSVTPNYDRDGGWKYCM, via the exons ATGGCACTGCATTTGGGAGTCTTTCTGATTTGGGCTGGTGTTTGTATCTTTCTCCAACTGGACCATGTGGACGGAG ATCAGCAGCAGATTGTAACTGACCATTCATCTACAAGGAAGCCAG ATAACAAATGTGTCTTCCCATTCAAGTATCAAGGCAGACAGTACTACGATTGCACTAGGACTGATTCCTTTCATCGTTGGTGTTCCTTAACTGAAAATTACTCTGGGAAATGGAGATATTGTGTTGCTGAGG ACTACGCCAAATGTTTCTTCCCCTTTGTCTACCGTGGCCGAACATACCACACTTGCACAACTGATGAgagtttttttctcattccttggTGCTCAGTCACTCCCAACTATGACCGTGATGGAGGTTGGAAATATTGCATGTGA
- the LOC103550887 gene encoding seminal plasma protein HSP-1-like has protein sequence MAPCLGIFLILVGACIFLQLDHVDGDQQPIATDHSPTRKPDNKCVFPFIYQGRQHYDCTRADSFYRWCSLTEKYSGKWKYCAAEDYAKCFFPFVYRGRTYHTCTTDGSVLLIPWCSVTPDYDLHGAWKYCICPVYLTHGHECDQAFETQVKKIKKSQA, from the exons ATGGCACCGTGTTTGGGAATCTTTCTGATTTTGGTTGGCGCTTGTATCTTTCTCCAACTGGACCATGTggatggag ATCAGCAGCCGATTGCGACTGACCATTCTCCTACAAGGAAACCAG ATAACAAATGTGTCTTCCCATTCATCTATCAAGGCAGACAGCATTACGACTGCACTAGGGCTGATTCCTTTTACCGTTGGTGTTCCTTAACTGAAAAATACTCTGGGAAATGGAAATATTGTGCTGCCGAGG ACTACGCCAAATGTTTCTTCCCCTTTGTCTACCGTGGCCGAACATACCACACTTGCACAACTGATGGGAGTGTTTTACTCATTCCTTGGTGCTCAGTCACTCCAGACTATGACCTTCATGGAGCTTGGAAATATTGCATATG TCCAGTGTATCTAACCCATGGCCATGAATGTGATCAAGCCTTTGAAACCCAAgtgaagaaaatcaagaaatctCAAGCATGA